CAGCAACTAAGACACCCTTTTTTCCAGTTGATACCAAGTTTTTTACAACCACATCTCCTAATTCTAGCAAGAAACTTGCTTACCAACTGTAGGCACAATTTCTTCATTCTTCTCCCCGCACAGCAGAGTAAGCAGGGTGGTCTTCCCTGCTCCAGACAGCCCCAGACAGACTGCAGTGTACTGTGGTCTAGGTGGTGGCTCACGCTGACAGCAAAGCTTCTGACAACACTGCAatcaaataacaacaactatGGACTTTTGGAATAATCTTCCAGACaagtatgctttgtttttgaaagggcaagggcaccaagacattttctcctcaTTAAAttgagtaaattgtaaatttctactggagcataaCTTCAGTTTGGGCTTGAGTTTGGACTCCATCATCAATTTCGAAGCAGTGTACAATTTGCACAGTGGCTCAACATGGGTAAAGTAATTTAGTTTCCTTTGCTTCACAATCacaattaacaaataaaaatcaaactGAGCCGGAGCCGAAGTTTTGTAATTAAGTTCCTGGCACAAAGCATGAACTCTATTTCAAACTCAAACCAGTcattgtggggtgtcgtgggcGAATGGATAttagaacaccgaactcaagctctgatgctgcTGTtcagccgagtgtgggttcgaatcccggtcgtgacacttgtgtccctgagcaagacacttaactataattgcttctctccccccaggggtaaatgggtacctgtgagggcagagatagttcttgtgattggtttagccgagtagcgcatatattgcgcacaggctgtatactccccagggagctgagatggtttaaggaatgatttaaggcctagtgaccaggggtaataatgccggaagcgctttgagacacccctcgggtgtgaaaagcgatACATAAAAATGGTCTATTTATTATTGTTAGCTACAATTATGTGAACACGTTTTACCCTATGAGTTCCAATTCTACACATCGCCCAGAAGATTCCACAGTACTGGCTGGCACGAGAGCTCCCCATGGTGCTGGGTTTACCAATCAGCAACGACTTTAATTACAGCGAGTGTTGTACTGAGCAAAAACAACAAGAGGTATGCTTCACAACAGACTTAAGTCATAGACGCTTCACATGGTAGGGAACTGGAAGACGCAGCAAGTTAACCTGTAACAGAGATGAGATGGGACGGATATTGATTGgtaacaaaaaaagtaaattacTTGTGACCCCTCTATTTGTGGGacacttttatttgtttggcCATCTCTATGCCTTTAAGTATTGTCACCTTAGCAATGGGCATTTTTTGAGACCCTTCCCTACACTTTTGTTCATCAATACCATcaattatcgcaactactaggCCCTATCTAcaaagaaatgttttcaaacataAACATTGATCATTCCCGGCCCCTCCCTCCCACTCCCCAGTTCCCCCACCACAGCCCACCTAAGTGACCACCACATgggggctggtcatctcgccacctagcaAGCTAGCCAcaaacaaagtcgccccctgcaaagtcgccccctaaccggctcgccccgagttgttacaaagtcgccccctgacaatgtcgcccccaaacaatgtcgccccctagcaaagtcgccccctgacaatgttgcccccagccaatgtcgctCCCTAGCAAAGTTGCCCCAAGAAAATagttaagggttagggttagggttagggttagaccttccacaagcacattacttcatacggaattttttctgaaaatgttttaactatatttttttaccataattattgtagccttaattattttccgaacaacatctgggggcgactttcctagggggcgacattggctgggggcgacattgtcagggggcgactttgctagggggcgacattgtttgggggcgacattgccagggggcgactttgtttcaacccggggcgagccgggtagggggcgactttgcagggggtgactttgttggtggcgagcttgtcaggtggcgagatgaccagcattccACCACATCACCTGCACATGCAGTCCAGTGATGCACGTGTGACATCATTGACAACTGGAAGTACTGTACTGACTTTTGTTATAAATCATGTTGTAGTCTTGTATTTTTGTAGCCGTTCAGTCATCATGAAGACACGATTAAATTTAAAAGCAAACCTTGCCCTAGGCTGTTGAACCATCCATGGAAGAATGATTTTTTTCCTCCATGTGAAAACTACGCCATTGCTAGTGCTGTGGGACATCCCCCATCCATAAATTCCATTCAATCACTTCTCAGAAGTTCAGTGCATGTGCACATACACATGCAACGGACTTTTACCATGTTTACGGACACGACTGATTCGTTGCACATAAATGACAACAACCTGCCTGAACCTAATCTGGGCGGGCTGGTAACAAATATCTTGTGACAATATAAATTCATCATAACCAGACATCAAACTAAGTAAATAAGCACATGGTTCCATACCATTGTTATTGGTGAAATCTGTTTACAACTTGCACTGCATGCAGGTAGTCGCACCGCTCATCTCACATCAGTCAGAGTTGAGCATCTCCTGAATAGAGAGAATAGGGCCAGCCAGATGAACTTTTCATGCAAAAATTGACCTATCCCCCACCACCGCCACTGTTTCATGTTAAATTGATGTCAACACTTTTCTTCTTATCTTTTTCAAATAAActatttatacacaaaaacatctcttaaaattaaataataatttgtaagaaaaacaatttgGTCGCAAATCATAGATTGTTTAATCAAAAGCTTGAAATATAGGGGGAAATAGCATCTTGCTTGTTGGTTAATATTCTCTAGCACAGCCGTGTCCAAAGAGCAGTGAAACAGAAATGACATCATTTATTAGACTTCCGTACAGTCCAAAAAGAAAATCCCCAATTCCCAGCAAATTTTAACTGATTCAAAAGCCagaagtttaaacaaaatcaatagtTTGATATATAAATGGAAAGGATTCCtgtttttcaacaaatttaatgGTACTTCTTAAGAATAAGAGCAATATGGCCTTCTGAATTTAAATTACAATGTATTTCAAAAAAGACGGACGAACTTAGACAAGTTTAATTTATTGGGTCGAACCATGACATCCCGTGTGTTTTTTTGCATATAATTATTGTGCGATGCAAATATGGCGGAAGCTGTTGTAGATTCCAGAGCATCGTCGAGGTTTTTCTGTCACAAGTGTGCCACAGAAATAGCTCCAGAATTACCGGTAAAATTTGCGTGTAACACTCTTTATTGTTAGTTGTATTTTGAGTGTGAGCAGAGATATATGAAGTGTGTTTGTTGATGTGATTATTTTGGTATAGCGTTGGCGAGTCTGGTGTGATGTGAATGAACCAGCAAGCAAGCAGTTTAGGAGAGTAGAGTTGTGTGTTGTGTGGCAGTGTTGAGTGTGTGAACATGGAGCTAAGTAAATAATGGCACAGcacaacattaagtttacactgttgcatGACGTGTGGGATTTCCCACATTTAAATTGGGAATTGTATTATAATGTCTATGAATTATTCCCTTGCTAGCTAGCTGTTCACCATAATGTGTTCACTGACATTTTCAGAATGTGATGTGATCACTATACCATGCTATACCCACCACCACTGatttgtgaatttgtaaatgttttgaaaattgtacTTACAAATGGCAaaacaatctttaaaaaaaaaaaagcatgaaaAAGAATGCCACCACCCACAAGCACAGGGTCACATATTTTACTGCCTCTTTTTCGTAAACTTTTAAGACAATTTTTTGGCTTGAATTCTGTTTCCGGCCACCACTTTCATCTCCCTTAATTTAGGTAAATTTTACTCAAATTGTATCCTGACCTGTCCAGAAGGGTTGACAGAATGTATGCACATCAGTTACTTTGAGTTGACATTCccttttgaatttgtttacaaacaaagagAGAGTCAAAATCAGGAAAAATTCTGTCATAGTTGCGAAAGAAAAATGAATTTCCCTGCATTGCAATTGGAAAGCAACGTGAACATGATTGTTTACGTCCCGTAATTTGCTTcgcaatggaccgttccggctttccactaagctccacccgccgcgcacgtgagcaagacacgtgtacgagcactcccgatgacattctgcacgattctgccgcgcgtgccaaatatacacgcacgcatgaccgagtttgtccgaccacaatcattgctttgattggtcaaatgggtgaacgcgcacagtttgattgacaggccggatcggttcATTGCTTTGCGCGTGAAGTATGGATGGTGACAGGCCTGACATTTGCTTTTTTGATTTGCTTTGAGGTTTTCAAGAATTGTCACAAGTGACAAGTTTACTAAACTATTCTGATTTTTATATTGTGTACTTTtcactatacatgtaggtaaatTAAAACAGATTGAATCTTGCTTCAAAAGAAAGATAAAAAGTGTTGTgaatattattgtattgtttgtttattcacaTCACGCACGAGTTTGAAATTGTCATTCGTATCTCGTTTAAAATAGCTCAGATGTACACCATGTTTGCTCTGAGCTATTTCATGCGGgatacattttttacaaaatcaaaaaaagATGGTTGTGCACTGACACTATGatataaactacagcatttatggTGTTTTCTTTTGTCTTGTTATAGGACTTCACATGTCCGAACTGCCATGGGGGGTTCATAGAAGAGGTTGGCGAAAGCGAAGAACAAGAAAGGTAAGAATTTGAATCAGAAGGTTTGCCTTACAGAACTAGGCTTGgtccatagaaatagaaccgtGAAAACACGGAGTGCATCATTGTGCATGGGATTTCTTTGTGAGACAACTTTTATGGACGCGCGTACTGTACGCCATTTTTTATACGTGTGTATGGCAAgatattttgccatacagtgACGCCAtgaacattgaccaatgaacacactAGAAACAGTCTATGTGCGCTGgcatcttgccattttgccatcaCGCGTGACACTTGATGCTCATTGCGCCATACGTGCATGTCACGCGATGATTGTTTTGCCATACAGGCATAGTGCTTGTTGTCGATACGTCGCGTCCACAGCCCACACAGAGGGCAgccgagctcagcgttctccaggttctatttctatggctTGGCCACAACTTTTCAGTGGCTAACCTGTTGGACCAGTTTGCCTGTCATTTCACATGTAGTCCATACTTGGTAATAAATAGTGAAGCTTTCCAACACTAAACAAGCCAACCGAACATTTGGAAGATAATTTTGTTTGGTCCTTGGTAGTGTTGTGGCCACGGTTGGCGGTGTTGGGGTGAGCCAGCCcagagcaaaatacattgtataGAAAGGTTCGCGGTGACACCAtattgataatctctaaatgagttagggtggttctgatCGAcgcttcgatcagtatgctctggtcgCTTCTGGAGACAGCCAGCCCGACCTTTAGGAGATATTTTTGTTGCCTATCTAtcgggcaatcttggtagtctagttggtaagacactgctctaggatCGCAAGGgtcgtcggttcgaatcccacgcgAGTAATATTAATgcgtgatatttgttcacaggactagGGAgagaactgagtatacagtgctaacacatcggtgcatgggtaaaatcaaatttaataagCTCATTACGCTTTTATGGGATCAGGTTTACCACCAAACTAGAGAGTTCAACAGTTTAGTTGCTGAGTTACCATATGGTGTCGGATTTTGTTTAGAGTGAGGAAGAAAACCATTCAAGTAAGTTCATGAAGAATCAGTTCTTATTGTAGTTCAAtatgtgtttttcttctttatgtGACAGGACGGAAACTAATGAAGTTAGTGGTGAAAGAAGTGATGTATTTGATTCAGCTTTAGCTTTCACTTCGGTAAGTCAAGGTTTTATTTGCTGTCTTTAATGTAAAGTTGTTGTTGGTTACAAGAATGGGATGGAGGATTGTCTAGGCCAGTTTCACAGTGGGTAGGTTtccacattcaaaccagggacatataacaaaagggacaatatgtccacggttgctatcacaaaggaaATCATTGTGGTTcacggttgctatcacaaagagttgaacaaatGAGGGTCCacgattgcaggtgtttacacacttgtgtgtgtgcgtgtatGTATCTCCCCTCTTATGATAAGTTAAACTGGGCTGAAGGAATTTGAGTCAAAAAGAGGGAGCTCCAAAATACAATTCAGCGTTTGGGGAAAGAATCTGAccggacagaatctcctgccacaccgtgACTGCTGACGACCTCAGAACACTAACTGCCATTATCTTACAAAACCAAATGGAAAATGTCTTTTAACAATGCTTTGTAAACATCGGatacctcatttgcatattaattgCTTGTAAGAGAAAATGGCGTCTGGGACTTTGCAATTTTTCTGGTAGACGCCAGATGTCAAGATAGTCTTAAAGAATAGTACGTAGGCGTTCTGGGTAATTTTAGCTGTGCTTCAATGTACCTGTTCTAGTACACAGGACTTGCACTTTTACATGTACGTTCAATCCTTACAAAGTGCAAAGCAATTCttgtgaagtacatgtatcttgctcaagggcactaTCATCGTGACCAGCCAAGCCGGGGTTCAAACCCGAACTCTGTGACCTTGAATCCAGAGCACAAGACTGCAAGGCCACGACAATGGtggtagggtgtcatggccaagcagtTTAGAgcttcaaattcaagttctggtggttaagtcatcagattGTGGTTTCACATCCCGGTTATGACAcgtgtgttcttgagcaagacccTTCACTAGAATTGCTTCTCTTGTCAAGGTTGACAATGGGTTTGAAAAACCTTTTGGAGCGCCATGGCAgcccggggctgtatactccccagggaactgagaaagattacatGATTGTTATTGGCCAATGACAAGGGCATTACGTACAAGTATTAATGTACAGCGCATTGGTAAAATGCGCTTCATAAGATCTAGTTATTACGATTGTTATTTCATCTTATCTTTTCCTCTGTGCTTGTAACTCCTCGAGTTGGCTACATCCCaaagccttagatctcaagggtctttctcatgATCCTCAGTTTTCCAAAAGCGCCGCCTTCTGTAGCAAATCTCCCCGTCACATTTGTCCCTAGTTCATCtggatgtttccccagtgctttcgGAATGGTGCCAAGCGCTCCAACCACCACAGGTACTACAATATTCATACTCGTTGTTTGACATTTGTCTCTGTTCCATCTAAACAGTTATGGAGTCATTTAGCAGACCCTGTCAATCATCAAAGGAACAGAACGCCGGGCGGCCCCAACGAGCCTGGAAGCAGCAACAGTAGCAGTAGTAGTAATTTCAACAGCGGTAGTGCCAGTAATCCACGCAACGTCACACCCAGTCCCACAGCCAGCAATCCTCCTAGGTTACAACAGTTTGGCCCCAGAGGGCAGTCGTCCAGGGTAACCATTCAGAGGATGGGGCCTCGGGATCAAAGGGGGGACCCGGCTGCTGATATGATAGCGTGAGTATTTAGGGAGGAGCATgcttttaaattgattttacctaagacagtttaggCAGCCCTATTGGTTGAAAGGTTGTCACATGACCAGGTTTTAATAGATGCCTGATTGCGACAAAGCTGGAGTGGTTTAAGAGCGGTTGGTTAGAGTGGGTTCAGAGTTCATGCGATGAATGACCTTGCCTTTGGCTCAGTCTTTTATCACATGGCTGTTTAAGACCTGGTCATAAAGGACGTCACCTTTGGCTTGGTCCTTTTTTACATGGCCATTTTGGATCTCGTGGTGAAGGACCTCACATTTGGCTCAGTCCTTATCATATTTAGGACGTTGTCATTAAAAAGTGCACCCATGATCCTGGCAGTGACAAGTATAAAATAGATTTGCAGTGtaatgttttagttttttgttgaaCACAATTCTTTTTCCTTCTCTGTAGGATTCTGCAAC
Above is a genomic segment from Asterias rubens chromosome 10, eAstRub1.3, whole genome shotgun sequence containing:
- the LOC117295896 gene encoding E3 ubiquitin-protein ligase RNF126-like encodes the protein MAEAVVDSRASSRFFCHKCATEIAPELPDFTCPNCHGGFIEEVGESEEQERTETNEVSGERSDVFDSALAFTSLWSHLADPVNHQRNRTPGGPNEPGSSNSSSSSNFNSGSASNPRNVTPSPTASNPPRLQQFGPRGQSSRVTIQRMGPRDQRGDPAADMIAILQHLLGLGNPMQQAAPGGFVFPVQMLNLHGNPRDYAWGEGGLDAIITQLLNNVEGQGPSPAAQEDIAKLQTITINNEHLENTLECPVCKDEFSVGQQAKKMPCKHLFHPDCIVPWLELHNSCPVCRKSLDGHSTEKDISTDGNGSSDSTPAAS